The DNA segment GGCCGAGCTGAACGAGCTGCACGAGATGCTGCCGAGCGCGGACGGTGGCACCGCCGTCACGATCGGCCTCATCGAAGGCATGGGCGGCGTCGGAAAGACCAAGCTCGCCGTGCGCTTCGCCCACCAACTCCTCGCCGAGGGCCGCTACGCCGACCAGCAGCTTTACGTCGACCTGCGAGGGCACGCCGACCAACCGCCGGCTGACCCTTCGGCCGTGCTCGCCTCGTTTCTGCGTTTGCTCGGGGTGGCGAGCGATCAGATTCCGCCGAGTCTCGACGAGCGGGCCAGCCTGTATCGCGACCGCCTCTACGGCAAGAACGTGCTGGTATTGCTGGACAACGCCGATGGCGAAGACCAGGTGTTGCCGCTGCTTCCGGCCAGCCCGACCAACTTCGTGCTCATCACGAGCAGGCGCGCGCTCGCGCTCGACGGCGCCCGTTCGTTGCCGCTGGATGTCTTCACCCAGTGTGAGGCACGGGAACTGCTGGTCAGGGTCGTGAACCCGGCGAGGGTCGCAGCCGAGCCCGCCGCCGTCGATCAGGTCGTCGAGTTGTGTGGCGGGCTTCCGCTCGCCGTCGCGCTCGCGGGCCGCCGGTTGCAGTCCCGGCCCGCGTGGGGATTCGCCGAGCTGGCAGCGAGGCTTGAGGAGACGGGGGACCGGCTGGGCGAGCTGGCCGCGGGGAGCCGCAAACTGCACGCCGTCTTCGATCTCTCCTATGCCGCGCTCTCTGCTGACGAGCGGCGCATGTTCCGGTTGTGCGGGCTGTACCCCGGCGACGATTTCAGCGTCCCCGCCGCGGCCGCGCTTGCCGAATTGCCACCACTGAGCGTGCGCAGGCTCCTCGACCGGCTCGTCGACGAGCACCTGATCGGCATGGTCACCGGGCAGGCATACCGGTTGCACGATCTGCTCGTCGCCTACGCGAGGGACGTCGCGGAAAAGGAGGAGACCGAGCAGTCGAGGCGAGCCGCGCTCGGAAGGCTGCTGGACTTCTACCTGCACACGGCGGCGGAAGCGGCACGAAGGCTCCAGCCGAACCGCATCGAGATGGAGCTCGCGGGAACCGCGCCGGCTCACGCACCCGCGTTGCCGACAAGGCAGGACGCGAAGCAATGGCTCGACGCGGAGCGGGCGAACCTCATCGCCGCGGTGACCGTCGCCGCCGAGCAGGGCTGGCCGGTGCACGCGTGGCAGCTCACCCGCTCGCTCAGGGAGTACCTGCACCTGTACGGCTTTTCCCACGACCAGGACTGGGTTCGTACGCACGAGGCCGCGCTCGCCGCTGCCGTCGCGGCGAAGGACGCCAGGGGCGAGGCGCTGACCAGAATGGATCTCGCCGCTGCCTACATGAACCACGGGCGCAACGAGGACGCGCGGCAGCACCTGTCCAGCGCGCTGGAATTCCACCGCAGCGTGGAGGACCACGATCTGGAAACGAGCACGCTGGGTTCGCTTGGCAGGTTGTGCCACCGGCTCGGTGAGTTCGGCGAGGCGTTGCGTTATCTGCGGCAGGCCGCCGCGCTGTGCGCCGGCCGGGATTCCTATTCCGAGGGCGTCGTGTGCTCGCAGGTCGGCCTGGTGCTGACCGCGCTGGGCGAGGCGACCGACGCGCTTGCCAACTACCAGCGCGGACTGGTGCTGGCGCGGCTGAGCGGCAACACCGCTGGCGAGGCCGCTGTCCTCGCCGACATCGGCGATTGCTACCGCAGGCTCGGCAGGCACGCGGAAGCGCTCGATCACGTGCAGCAGGCGCTCAAGGTGGCGACGGACAATGGTTTGCTGCCGAAGGTGGCCTACGCGAAGTACCGGCTCGGCAACGTCTACCGCGAGCTGGGCAGGGTCGACGAGGCGATGGCGACCATGACCGAGGCGTTGCGCATCGCGCGGTCGGCGGGTGGCTCGGTGAGTGAGAGCGAGGTGCTTGTCGACCTCGGTGTCACTTACCGGGACATCGGCGACCTGACCACCGCGTACAGCCTCTTCGATCAGGGGCTTCGGCTGGCGATCAAGCACGGCGAGCGCTACCAGGAGGCGAGGGGACTCAACGAGCTGGCCGAGTTGCACCGGTGCGCCGCGCGAGCCGAGCTGGCACAGGATCACTGGCGCAGGGCACGCGACCTCTTCGACGAGCTCGGGACGCCGGAAGCCAGGGAGATCCGCGAGTTCACCAGGTCCATCGCCAACTGAGACACAACGCTCTCCGGTCCGACCTCGTGGGGAGCGGAGGGCGCCATCCAGCCCAATCTTGTTGAACAATCCGACAGCCCGTTGACGGATTGTTCAACAATCCATAGACTGGCGTGGACTTTCTGGTCCTCCTGAAGGGATCCGCCAGTGACTCTGACAGCGTTGCCACCGCAGCTCACCTACCGTGATCGCGAGTTCCTGAAAGCCGTTGCCGCTGGGCGAGTTCAGTTGACGTGCAATGCCGAGCCGGACGTCTATGTGGACGGTCTTGCTTGGTGCGACCCGTTCGGAGCGCGTGCTCTGATCGGCATGGGTCTCATCGAGCGTGCCCCCGTCGGACGTCACGGTGAGCGCATCACCGCGCTGCTGACCGTCGAAGGCGGCAGGCGGCTCAAGTCCAGCTTCCGGTAACCCGGCTCGAAACCCTTTTGTTCAGCCAAGTCCCGCGTTGACCGCGAGTCTCGGCTGTGTTTCCGGTGTTGTTCCGCCATCGCCGCGCGATACGCCGGGCGGCCGAGGTGTTCATTCGCCAACGGGCCATGCTCTCGCTGACCCGGAAATACCTGGCGACGGAGTAGTCGGTCCAGCCGCGGAAAGCTGCCGTACGGGCCGCGTCCCTCGGCACGAGCAGTTCGCCGGACAGCTCGGCCGCCTCGCTTTCGGCTTCCGATGCCGAGGACCTGCATCCCTGGTTTTCGGTGAGCAGGAAACCGAAATCGTGCTCAAGCAGTACGTGCGCCATCTCGTGCGCGATGGTCGACCGGCGTCTGACCATGTCGTGCGTGTGGTTTTCGATGATGACGCTTCCGGTTCCCACCGAGAGCAGCGCGGCCGAGAACGAGTCGGCGGCGGGGCCGGTGAAGTGTTCGACCGCGGCGGAAGGAAGATCCGGCGCGCTGAGGTCGTGAATGTCTATTCCGTACAGTTCGGCAAGCGCGTAGGGATCGAGCGGCGCGAACACCGCGACGCCGAGTTCGGCGCGGACGTCGAGCGCGATCCGTCGTGCTGCTTCCTTGAAACCACGCCGTAGGGCCACTTTCACCGCTCCTGACGGTCTACTTTGATTCTTCGCATCGTCGCGGCGAAGATTTCCAGCAGGTACTCCTTGTCCGCGGCGGGCAAGTCCTCCCTTGCCCTGAGTAGTAGTGCGAGTTGTGTCTCCAGCGCGGGTTCCTCTCGTTCGCTCGCGCCTTCCGCGCTCGCCGGTGGCCACACCATGAAGTTTTCCGCGGGAGTGCCAAGCCATTGCACCAGCGCGATGAATCCGTCGAGATCAGGGCGGTGTCCGTTGCCCATCCTGCTGAGCAGTGAGGGGCTCACGCCCGATTCGTCCGCGAGTTGACGCCAGGAAAGGCCGCGCGACTTCCGCTGTGCGTCGAGCGCGTCGTAGAGCCGACGCGCGTCCATCCGGCCTTCCATGGCTCCGCCCTCCGTGAGTCCTGCATTTCACTATCACAGGGGTGTGTCAACTCTGCCATTTGTCTCAGTGTCGATACAGTGTGCCACTATTGCAATGCTTCCGTTCAAGTGAAGCTCACCAAGGAGTCGACATGCGACGCTCGTGCTTTTCCGTCCAGTTCGTTTTCTCCCCGGACTCGTTGACCTGGCTGGTCAAACGGGACGACGAGGTCCTTTCCCGCCACTGCCGCAAACGCGAAGCCGTCAGCGAGGCGGCGAGGGTGGCCAGAGCGGACATTCCCAGTGTGCTCGTGATCAGCAGGATGGACGGCACTCTTGAGGGTGAACGAAGATACGGATTCCGCCGGAAGCCGTAGCGGTGGCGCCGCGAGCGACGACACACAGACCACGGGGCCGAGCAAGGCCCCGTGGTTGCCGCTCAAGGTAGGGAGCCGACCGTGCCAACCGACGCCGAACTGGTCGCCGCTGTACTCACGGCCGAACAAGCCGAACAAAGCGGGTCCGCCGGACGCGCGGCGCGAGGCGGCCATGCCGGACCCCGCACCGGACCGGTCATCGGCGCGGATGCGGCGCTCGCCGAGATCTACGACCGCTACGCCGACCGGTTGCACGATCTGTTCTTGTCCGCGCTCGGTGACACGGACGCGGCGGCGGACGGAGTGCGGGACACCTTCGTGCTCGCGGTGAGGCGGATGAGCGGAATGCCGGACCCCTCCGCGCTCTGGCCGCTGCTGCGCTCGACGGCAGGGGACGTCGTCGCCGTCGCGGGAGAGAAAACCGTCGAGGGCCGGTCGGCGATGGCTGAGGCGGGAGCACCGGCCTTGCTGCGTGCCGACGTTCTGGCCCGCGCGGCATTGCGCAGGCCACCCGCCGACAAGGGCAAGCGTATGTCGCTCGCGGTCGCGGGAGCTGCCGCGTTGCTTGTCGCGGGCGGAGTCGTGATCTGGTCGGCGAGAACGGACCCGCCCGCGATACCGGCGTCGACGAGGGCCCCTTCGCCTGCCACCACGACGGTCTCCGAGTGGGTTCGCGACGGCTCCGGCACGGGGGCACCCACTCGGCTCACTGTCACCGGATGTGGCGCGGCGCTCACGAGCGACTGCTGAACACCACGTACCGTGGAA comes from the Prauserella marina genome and includes:
- a CDS encoding helix-turn-helix domain-containing protein, encoding MEGRMDARRLYDALDAQRKSRGLSWRQLADESGVSPSLLSRMGNGHRPDLDGFIALVQWLGTPAENFMVWPPASAEGASEREEPALETQLALLLRAREDLPAADKEYLLEIFAATMRRIKVDRQER
- a CDS encoding RNA polymerase sigma factor, encoding MPTDAELVAAVLTAEQAEQSGSAGRAARGGHAGPRTGPVIGADAALAEIYDRYADRLHDLFLSALGDTDAAADGVRDTFVLAVRRMSGMPDPSALWPLLRSTAGDVVAVAGEKTVEGRSAMAEAGAPALLRADVLARAALRRPPADKGKRMSLAVAGAAALLVAGGVVIWSARTDPPAIPASTRAPSPATTTVSEWVRDGSGTGAPTRLTVTGCGAALTSDC
- a CDS encoding tetratricopeptide repeat protein, which codes for MAGSRGRLGELIRGFRRRAGLTQREVADLARLSVAALRDVEQGRVVRPRASTLRSLGDVLGLSRVELEQLMHESGGEAQDSGLRVEVLGPLRVFVDGTVIDPGSETQRVLLALLSLSPNTPVARDVLVESVWREQPGFGTVDSLQSRVSRLRRRLQGTGADGDGVLTAARGGYQLTVAESQHDLLVYRGLLGRARRAKENGELTEACGLYAEALGLWRGEPLEGLGAVQPHPVVVGLGHEYRAVVVEYAAVACDVGRYPDVLPLLQRVGEAEPLHEAVHAALMIALAGSGQQAAALNVFDTLRRRLSSELGADPGPELSGAYQRVLRQEVSQPERASVSAHRQLPPDIADFSGREAELNELHEMLPSADGGTAVTIGLIEGMGGVGKTKLAVRFAHQLLAEGRYADQQLYVDLRGHADQPPADPSAVLASFLRLLGVASDQIPPSLDERASLYRDRLYGKNVLVLLDNADGEDQVLPLLPASPTNFVLITSRRALALDGARSLPLDVFTQCEARELLVRVVNPARVAAEPAAVDQVVELCGGLPLAVALAGRRLQSRPAWGFAELAARLEETGDRLGELAAGSRKLHAVFDLSYAALSADERRMFRLCGLYPGDDFSVPAAAALAELPPLSVRRLLDRLVDEHLIGMVTGQAYRLHDLLVAYARDVAEKEETEQSRRAALGRLLDFYLHTAAEAARRLQPNRIEMELAGTAPAHAPALPTRQDAKQWLDAERANLIAAVTVAAEQGWPVHAWQLTRSLREYLHLYGFSHDQDWVRTHEAALAAAVAAKDARGEALTRMDLAAAYMNHGRNEDARQHLSSALEFHRSVEDHDLETSTLGSLGRLCHRLGEFGEALRYLRQAAALCAGRDSYSEGVVCSQVGLVLTALGEATDALANYQRGLVLARLSGNTAGEAAVLADIGDCYRRLGRHAEALDHVQQALKVATDNGLLPKVAYAKYRLGNVYRELGRVDEAMATMTEALRIARSAGGSVSESEVLVDLGVTYRDIGDLTTAYSLFDQGLRLAIKHGERYQEARGLNELAELHRCAARAELAQDHWRRARDLFDELGTPEAREIREFTRSIAN
- a CDS encoding ImmA/IrrE family metallo-endopeptidase → MALRRGFKEAARRIALDVRAELGVAVFAPLDPYALAELYGIDIHDLSAPDLPSAAVEHFTGPAADSFSAALLSVGTGSVIIENHTHDMVRRRSTIAHEMAHVLLEHDFGFLLTENQGCRSSASEAESEAAELSGELLVPRDAARTAAFRGWTDYSVARYFRVSESMARWRMNTSAARRIARRWRNNTGNTAETRGQRGTWLNKRVSSRVTGSWT
- a CDS encoding DUF2188 domain-containing protein; this translates as MRRSCFSVQFVFSPDSLTWLVKRDDEVLSRHCRKREAVSEAARVARADIPSVLVISRMDGTLEGERRYGFRRKP